One Ricinus communis isolate WT05 ecotype wild-type chromosome 1, ASM1957865v1, whole genome shotgun sequence DNA window includes the following coding sequences:
- the LOC8272028 gene encoding F-box protein SKIP17 isoform X1 — protein sequence MDTLLHTPTSMAKRPCPFTAATASTAVAMNNHQVDGLLQTFLDLADSPSLSIDLSLEHLLESSPCDSDQSVLIDRALKLGSILLEAGNRSSRKRSSKHNSLTWVLPPDLTIKVFSMLDTQSLCYAAATCSMFHKCAMDPLCYANIDLTTVVPKVNNAVVSTMIQRAGKSLQSLKLGIVPGPTSSPGSCETLVYSIRNSVDVSNISWNDKRTRQGKESSILTRSCLYSLTGDSGAAGTLLKRLHLYNIERMDNTSLYGALSACPSLLDLEIVGLHVELRQTLVSVSMNCPLIERLFFESSKTGRDESLKSPTCVDLVTNCPNLTSLALRGFKLHDCKVRILVKGFRKLKYVDFSTSYSITGHFLRNLGGSSGGNLLEVLILRDCMHLKEVEVARLLTAVLTGDFKSLRHLDVSNREGLASESDWYHRCYSLRTIPVKQVLEARPDMCLLADFPPDGSFIDVEQMIDSELNSEVSLPSQLSSHTSDSSLFMSTSESSYNSDQSSGNEESRDSAYIVYEESSDEVDFLGV from the exons ATGGATACCCTCCTCCACACCCCTACCTCCATGGCCAAGCGTCCCTGCCCCTTCACCGCAGCTACAGCCTCCACCGCCGTCGCCATGAACAACCACCAAGTGGACGGCCTTCTCCAAACATTTCTAGACCTAGCTGACTCGCCTTCTCTCTCCATCGACCTTTCGCTGGAGCATCTTCTCGAATCTTCCCCTTGCGACTCCGATCAGTCTGTCCTCATCGATCGCGCCCTTAAATTAGGTTCTATACTCCTAGAAGCGGGTAATCGCTCCTCCAGAAAACGCTCTTCCAAACATAATTCCCTTACCTGGGTCCTACCTCCCGATCTCACTATCAAG GTGTTCTCAATGCTTGATACTCAAAGTTTATGCTATGCAGCTGCAACTTGTTCAATGTTCCACAAATGTGCAATGGATCCTTTGTGCTACGCTAATATTGACTTGACTACAGTTGTTCCTAAAGTTAATAATGCTGTTGTTTCTACAATGATTCAGCGCGCTGGAAAATCACTTCA GTCACTTAAGCTTGGTATAGTACCAGGACCAACGTCGTCTCCTGGGTCCTGTGAGACATTAGTTTATAGCATCAGGAATTCAGTAGATGTATCTAATATTTCATGGAATGATAAAAGAACCAGACAAGGGAAGGAATCGTCTATTCTTACTAGATCATGCCTATACTCTTTGACTGGGGATAGTGGTGCTGCAGG GACTCTTTTGAAAAGGTTGCACCtttataatattgaaagaATGGATAATACCTCACTTTATGGGGCGTTGTCAGCTTGCCCATCTCTCCTTGACCTGGAAATTGTTGGCCT ACATGTTGAGCTGAGGCAAACATTGGTGTCAGTCAGCATGAATTGCCCCTTGATAGAGCGCTTGTTTTTCGAATCTTCAAAAACAG GGAGAGATGAAAGTTTGAAATCGCCAACCTGTGTGGATTTAGTAACTAATTGTCCAAATCTAACCTCGTTGGCCCTCAGAGGCTTTAAGCTGCATGATTGTAAAGTTCGCATTCTTGTGAAG GGATTTCGCAAACTTAAATATGTCGATTTCTCAACGTCATACTCCATTACAGGACATTTTTTGAG GAACCTTGGAGGTAGCTCAGGTGGGAATCTTTTGGAGGTTTTGATTTTACGAGATTGCATGCATTTGAAAGAG GTGGAAGTTGCTCGATTACTGACAGCTGTTCTTACAGGAGATTTCAAGTCTCTTCGACATCTT GATGTGTCTAACAGGGAAGGCTTAGCTTCTGAAAGTGACTGGTACCATAGATGTTACAGTTTAAG AACGATACCTGTAAAGCAGGTCTTGGAAGCAAGGCCTGATATGTGTTTGCTGGCTGATTTTCCACCAGATGGAAG TTTTATTGATGTAGAACAAATGATTGACAGTGAGCTAAATAGTGAAGTCAGCCTGCCATCACAATTGAGCAGTCACACGTCAGATAGTTCCCTGTTCATGAGTACATCAGAAAGCAGCTATAACAGTGACCAGAGTAGTGGCAATGAAGAAAGTAGAGACTCTGCTTACATTGTCTACGAGGAAAGTTCAGATGAAGTTGATTTCTTGGGTGTCTAG
- the LOC8272028 gene encoding F-box protein At4g02760 isoform X2, translating to MDTLLHTPTSMAKRPCPFTAATASTAVAMNNHQVDGLLQTFLDLADSPSLSIDLSLEHLLESSPCDSDQSVLIDRALKLGSILLEAGNRSSRKRSSKHNSLTWVLPPDLTIKVFSMLDTQSLCYAAATCSMFHKCAMDPLCYANIDLTTVVPKVNNAVVSTMIQRAGKSLQHVELRQTLVSVSMNCPLIERLFFESSKTGRDESLKSPTCVDLVTNCPNLTSLALRGFKLHDCKVRILVKGFRKLKYVDFSTSYSITGHFLRNLGGSSGGNLLEVLILRDCMHLKEVEVARLLTAVLTGDFKSLRHLDVSNREGLASESDWYHRCYSLRTIPVKQVLEARPDMCLLADFPPDGSFIDVEQMIDSELNSEVSLPSQLSSHTSDSSLFMSTSESSYNSDQSSGNEESRDSAYIVYEESSDEVDFLGV from the exons ATGGATACCCTCCTCCACACCCCTACCTCCATGGCCAAGCGTCCCTGCCCCTTCACCGCAGCTACAGCCTCCACCGCCGTCGCCATGAACAACCACCAAGTGGACGGCCTTCTCCAAACATTTCTAGACCTAGCTGACTCGCCTTCTCTCTCCATCGACCTTTCGCTGGAGCATCTTCTCGAATCTTCCCCTTGCGACTCCGATCAGTCTGTCCTCATCGATCGCGCCCTTAAATTAGGTTCTATACTCCTAGAAGCGGGTAATCGCTCCTCCAGAAAACGCTCTTCCAAACATAATTCCCTTACCTGGGTCCTACCTCCCGATCTCACTATCAAG GTGTTCTCAATGCTTGATACTCAAAGTTTATGCTATGCAGCTGCAACTTGTTCAATGTTCCACAAATGTGCAATGGATCCTTTGTGCTACGCTAATATTGACTTGACTACAGTTGTTCCTAAAGTTAATAATGCTGTTGTTTCTACAATGATTCAGCGCGCTGGAAAATCACTTCA ACATGTTGAGCTGAGGCAAACATTGGTGTCAGTCAGCATGAATTGCCCCTTGATAGAGCGCTTGTTTTTCGAATCTTCAAAAACAG GGAGAGATGAAAGTTTGAAATCGCCAACCTGTGTGGATTTAGTAACTAATTGTCCAAATCTAACCTCGTTGGCCCTCAGAGGCTTTAAGCTGCATGATTGTAAAGTTCGCATTCTTGTGAAG GGATTTCGCAAACTTAAATATGTCGATTTCTCAACGTCATACTCCATTACAGGACATTTTTTGAG GAACCTTGGAGGTAGCTCAGGTGGGAATCTTTTGGAGGTTTTGATTTTACGAGATTGCATGCATTTGAAAGAG GTGGAAGTTGCTCGATTACTGACAGCTGTTCTTACAGGAGATTTCAAGTCTCTTCGACATCTT GATGTGTCTAACAGGGAAGGCTTAGCTTCTGAAAGTGACTGGTACCATAGATGTTACAGTTTAAG AACGATACCTGTAAAGCAGGTCTTGGAAGCAAGGCCTGATATGTGTTTGCTGGCTGATTTTCCACCAGATGGAAG TTTTATTGATGTAGAACAAATGATTGACAGTGAGCTAAATAGTGAAGTCAGCCTGCCATCACAATTGAGCAGTCACACGTCAGATAGTTCCCTGTTCATGAGTACATCAGAAAGCAGCTATAACAGTGACCAGAGTAGTGGCAATGAAGAAAGTAGAGACTCTGCTTACATTGTCTACGAGGAAAGTTCAGATGAAGTTGATTTCTTGGGTGTCTAG